In one Colletotrichum destructivum chromosome 2, complete sequence genomic region, the following are encoded:
- a CDS encoding Putative intradiol ring-cleavage dioxygenase — translation MRFSSVASGFALLSAAVAHPGHDLNEEIAERRAFLSTVKRASLGHCADKLAARGVTARNVARRAAQVEQARQKRNIKKRDAASVLATSHNQTDLGYTLNTDATTLFSGNNSCVLTPEVTQGPYYVSGEYVRRNIIEDQEGVDIVLDYQVIDVETCEPVPNVYLEMWHCNSTGVYSGIVASGNGDSSDESNIDNTWLRGIQPTDEDGVAQFESIFPGHYTSRATHIHLMVHANATLYANSTLGNVISSSHVGQTFFDQDLISAVEAFAPYNTNTQELTTNADDGIMSEETATDGVDPVMEYTLLGDSITDGLFAWMAFGINTTLSNSVTPAAFHYAEGGVANSASGGGAGGGAGGAPPNGTAPGGSPPSGASSSSAAASSAASTEAAASC, via the exons ATGCGTTTCTCCTCAGTCGCCTCCGGCTTtgccctcctctccgccgccgtcgcccaccCCGGACACGACCTCAACGAGGAGATTGCCGAGCGCCGCGCTTTCTTGAGCACCGTGAAGCGCGCCAGTCTCGGCCACTGCGCCGACAAGCTCGCGGCCCGTGGCGTCACAGCCCGGAacgtcgcccgccgcgccgcccaggTCGAGCAGGCCCGCCAGAAGCGCAACATCAAGAAGCGCGATGCCGCCTCCGTCCTTGCCACCAGCCACAACCAGACCGATCTCGGCTACACCCTGAACACCGACGCCACTACCCTGTTCTCCGGCAACAACTCCTGCGTCTTGACTCCCGAGGTCACCCAGGGACCCTACT ACGTCTCTGGCGAATATGTTCGCCGCAACATCATTGAGGATCAGGAGGGtgtcgacatcgtcctcgactACCAGGTCATCGACGTCGAAACCTGCGAGCCCGTCCCCAACGTCTACCTCGAGATGTGGCACTGCAACTCCACCGGTGTCTACAGCGGCATTGTCGCCTCTGGCAACGGCGACTCCTCCGACGAGTCCAACATCGACAACACCTGGCTCCGCGGCATCCAGCCcaccgacgaggacggcgtcgcccagTTCGAGTCCATCTTCCCCGGTCACTACACCTCCCGCGCCACCCACATCCACTTGATGGTCCACGCCAACGCTACTCTCTACGCCAACAGCACCCTTGGCAACGTCATCTCCTCCAGCCACGTCGGCCAGACCTTCTTCGACCAGGACCTCATCTCTGCCGTCGAGGCCTTTGCCCCCtacaacaccaacacccaGGAGCTGACCAccaacgccgacgacggcatcatgAGCGAGGAGACCGCCACCGATGGCGTCGACCCGGTCATGGAGTACACCCTGCTCGGCGACAGCATCACCGATGGTCTCTTCGCCTGGATGGCCTtcggcatcaacaccaccctGTCCAACTCGGTCACCCCCGCCGCTTTCCActacgccgagggcggtgttGCCAACTCCGCCTCTGGCGGTGGtgccggcggtggtgccggcggcgctcCCCCCAACGGCACTGCTCCCGGCGGCTCTCCTCCTTCCGgcgcctcctcttccagcGCTGCCGCCTCCAGTGCCGCTTCTACCGAGGCTGCCGCTTCTTGCTAA
- a CDS encoding Putative NmrA-like domain, NAD(P)-binding domain superfamily → MSIAIAGGTGGLGRALVEGILAKGKRKVVVLTRKVSGSPDANSNVRFVAVDYSNVDSLVLVLEEHNVDTVISTVNNITGENQSELNLIEAAERSKTTNRFVPSYFGIPYLPEQYEAFPPAIAKKTALEALKKTSLEWTTVYNGFFLDYFGTPRVKSYMDDVAFFVDLANNVASIPGSGNVPIVFTHTSDVARFIAEFLEHPNWRPESYIIGDRVTFNEVVRMAEDVKGTKFTVFYNSVESLKANVMVELPAHHEVYKMYPKEMLHSFLVPFGLECERGQANFKPAHTLNDDFPHIKPVSAREILERGWGNV, encoded by the exons ATGTCTATTGCAATCGCGGGAGGCACTGGTGGTCTTGGCCGAGCGCTTGTGGAGGGCATCTTAGCCAAGGGCAAACGCAAAGTTGTGGTCCTGACGAGGAAG GTCTCAGGAAGCCCAGATGCCAACTCCAACGTCCGTTTCGTGGCCGTCGACTATTCCAACGTCGATTCTCTCGTGCTCGTTCTGGAAGAGCACAATGTGGACACCGTCATCTCTACTGTAAACAACATAACAGGAGAGAACCAGTCGGAGCTCAACCTGATTGAAGCGGCCGAGAGGTCCAAGACGACCAACCGATTCGTACCAAGCTACTTCGGTATCCCGTATTTGCCAGA GCAATACGAAGCCTTCCCGCCGGCGATTGCCAAGAAAACGGCCCTAGAGGCACTCAAGAAGACCTCTCTGGAGTGGACGACTGTCTACAATGGATTCTTCCTCGACTACTTTGGCACCCCGCGAGTCAAGTCCTACATGGACGACGTTGCTTTCTTCGTTGACCTGGCCAACAACGTTGCGTCAATCCCCGGGTCTGGCAATGTGCCAATTGTCTTCACCCACACTTCTGATGTTGCCCGCTTCATTGCAGAGTTTCTTGAACATCCAAACTGGCGTCCCGAAAGTTACATAATCGGTGATAGGGTAACGTTTAACGAGGTTGTCCGcatggccgaggacgtcaaAG GCACCAAGTTCACCGTCTTCTACAACTCTGTCGAGAGTCTCAAGGCCAACGTGATGGTGGAACTACCAGCTCATCATGAGGTTTACAAGATGTACCCGAAGGAAATGCTGCACAGTTTTCTTGTTCCTTTTGGGCTAGAGTGCGAGCGCGGACAAGCCAATTTCAAACCGGCTCATACACTCAACGACGACTTTCCGCACATCAAACCAGTATCAGCGAGAGAGATATTGGAAAGGGGCTGGGGAAATGTGTAA
- a CDS encoding Putative major facilitator superfamily, MFS transporter superfamily, translated as MPRSQGALSTSSASSTIMDRSLVATTAEKADRIPYESSSSARPSLDRIPSQQHEADANMYPDPSNVVEADLEKGGFAPVPQPTGAKSPGSGDASSAAIGDEAPSGPAAPPGMNPADFPDGGIQAWTVVFGGWCALFCTFGLINCVGVFQAYYVQGPLSQYPSSTVAWITSLQVWTQTFMGVVFGRFYDSYGPKYLLYGGTVVYVFGLMMTSLSTQYYQFILAQSIVSSIGSSACFNASMAAVTSWFFKRRAAAFGIMVSGSSLGGVILPIMMSKMISQVGFPWAIRAVAFMFLLLLGVACLTVKSRLPPRPRPFVFKEYVDSLREPPMIITVCALFLFFWGMFLPFNFIILQARAQGMDENLVIYLLPIMNAVSILGRIIPGIVADKVGRYNVMIFITFVSAVFCLGLWIPGKSNAAIIVFLVIFGFSSGGFISLAPACIAQISDIRQIGVRTGTAFAVQSFGALTGSPIAGAIVASQGGSYLGLQLFCGFSMLASVGVFFAARTAQVGLHLKKVV; from the exons ATGCCACGCTCTCAAGGCGCCCTCTCAAcgtcgtccgcctcgtcgaccatCATGGACAGGTCGCTCGTCGCCACGACGGCAGAAAAGGCGGACCGCATACCTTACGAgtcttcctcgtccgcccGCCCGTCCCTGGACCGCATCCCCTCCCAGCAACATGAAGCCGACGCCAACATGTACCCGGACCCGTCCAACGTCGTCGAAGCAGATCTCGAGAAGGGCGGGTTCGCGCCCGTCCCTCAACCCACCGGTGCCAAGAGCCCCGGTTCCGGCGACGCCTCCTCCGCAGCGATCGGGGACGAAGCACCGTCCGGTCCCGCCGCCCCGCCAGGTATGAACCCGGCCGACTtccccgacggcggcatTCAGGCCTGGACTGTCGTATTTGGGGGTTGGTGCGCCTTGTTCTGCACGTTCGGCCTGATCAACTGCGTCGGCGTGTTCCAGGCGTACTACGTCCAGGGGCCCCTGAGCCAGTAcccgtcctcgacggtcGCGTGGATCACCAGTTTGCAGGTGTGGACGCAGACTTTCATGGGCGTCGTG TTCGGTCGGTTCTACGACTCCTACGGCCCCAAGTACCTCCTTTACGGCGGCACCGTTGTGTACGTGTTCGGCCTGATGATGACGAGCCTCTCGACCCAGTACTACCAGTTCATACTGGCGCAAAGCATCGTCTCGTCCATCGGTTCGAGCGCCTGCTTCAACGCTTCGATGGCGGCGGTAACCTCGTGGTTCTTCAAGCGACGCGCCGCGGCCTTCGGTATAATGGTCTCGGGCTCGtcgctcggcggcgtcatcctCCCCATCATGATGAGCAAGATGATTTCCCAGGTCGGATTTCCTTGggccatccgcgccgtcgccttcaTGTTCCTGTTGCTGCTCGGCGTCGCGTGTCTGACGGTCAAGTCGCGGTTgccgccccggccccgtCCGTTTGTGTTCAAGGAGTACGTCGACAGTCTGCGAGAGCCGCCGATGATAATCACCGTGTGTGCCttgttcctcttcttctggggcATGTTTCTGCCTTTCAACTTTATCATCTTACAGGCGAGAGCTCAAGGCATGGATGAGAACCTGGTCATTTACCTGCTTCCCATCATGAACGCGGTCAG TATCCTCGGTCGTATCATTCCTGGGATCGTCGCCGATAAGGTTGGCCGGTACAACGTCATGATCTTCATCACCTTCGTCAGCGCCGTCTTCTGTCTCGGCTTGTGGATCCCTGGCAAGagcaacgccgccatcatcgtcttcctcgtcatcttcggctTCTCCTCTGGCGGCTTCATCTCACTGGCGCCCGCCTGCATCGCCCAGATTTCCGACATCAGGCAGATCGGCGTCCGCACCGGGACCGCGTTTGCCGTTCAGTCATTCGGCGCGTTGACCGGGAGCCCCATAGCCGGCGCCATTGTCGCGTCGCAGGGTGGGAGCTACCTGGGACTGCAGCTGTTCTGCGGGTTCTCGATGCTTGCGTCGGTAGGTGTATTCTTTGCGGCGAGGACAGCGCAGGTTGGTTTGCATCTTAAGAAGGTTGTATGA
- a CDS encoding Putative NAD-dependent epimerase/dehydratase, NAD(P)-binding domain superfamily, with protein sequence MSSTAKIRLSTAALPAGSLIVVTGASGSMGVYICDQLLQLNYRVRGISRDAKRTAWLGELLFERHGAGKFELAEVPDFTAEGAFDKVLEGAHGVVHTAVDNSLDLNPDNIIPKMQAATLGIATAAAKTPTCRRLVYTSSSSAVAEPAPGVIRELTMDSYNEETVRAAYSSDLRHDLVGGHTVYAAGKVKTEQALWDWYRGETPRLVMNTDQWTATSAPARTPVVSVIPSPCYGGILDPNHQKFSAANGMLKTLWEGNESEEIVKMFEAQWFCDVQDVSALHVGALLLPDIASERLFAYGGKYTVNDLLAAFKALQPDRKFPNLVKDIQPDLSTVPNGRSTDVPKSLGLPGWKSLEDCLRPLVSQFAEATKRQTPC encoded by the exons ATGTCATCCACCGCCAAGATCCGCCTGTCAACGGCAGCACTGCCGGCCGGAAGTCTGATAGTAGTCACGGGCGCCAGTGGTTCAATGGGAGTGTACATCTGCGACCAGCTTCTTCAACTGAACTATCGAGTGCGTGGCATTTCTCGCGATGCGAAGCGTACAGCTTGGCTTGGAGAACTGCTCTTTGAGAGACATGGAGCAGGAAAGTTCGAACTCGCTGAAGTCCCAGATTTCACCGCTGAAGGGGCGTTCGACAAGGTTCTTGAGG GTGCCCATGGTGTGGTTCATACCGCTGTTGACAATAGTCTCGATCTGAACCCGGACAACATTATCCCAAAAATGCAAGCAGCTACGCTTGGAATAGCCACAGCCGCTGCCAAAACACCAACTTGCAGGCGGTTGGTCTACACATCGTCATCCAGCGCCGTAGCTGAGCCGGCACCTGGTGTGATACGAGAGCTCACGATGGATTCTTACAACGAAGAAACAGTGAGGGCAGCCTATTCGTCCGACCTTCGGCACGATCTAGTCGGAGGGCACACGGTATATGCAGCAGGCAAGGTCAAGACGGAGCAAGCTCTATGGGATTGGTACCGTGGCGAAACTCCTAGGCTCGTTATGAACACAGATCAGTGGACAGCCACCAGTGCTCCCGCCCGTACGCCC GTGGTCTCAGTCATCCCAAGTCCTTGCTATGGCGGCATCTTGGATCCCAACCATCAGAAGTTCTCAGCTGCAAACGGCATGCTGAAGACACTTTGGGAGGGAAATGAGAGCGAGGAAATCGTTAAAATGTTTGAAGCGC AGTGGTTCTGCGATGTCCAAGATGTTTCGGCACTCCATGTGGGTGCCCTGCTTCTACCAGACATTGCATCTGAGAGACTCTTTGCTTATGGTGGGAAATACACGGTGAACGATCTCCTGGCCGCGTTCAAGGCATTGCAGCCTGACCGGAAGTTTCCCAACCTTGTTAAGGATATCCAGCCGGATCTGAGCACGGTTCCGAATGGAAGATCAACAGACGTCCCTAAGTCGTTGGGCTTGCCGGGCTGGAAAAGCTTGGAAGACTGCCTCCGTCCGTTGGTGTCACAGTTTGCTGAAGCGACTAAACGCCAGACACCCTGTTGA
- a CDS encoding Putative mitochondrial biogenesis protein AIM24: MSAMRAQLPLLRPTRGVRLGQAPSYVCRKCRGIQISAAPTTEAPRGGGDIFGARGASRDAADARFEVLGSPYSLLSVTLSPSQQLYTRRGTLVGVAGKAENAQSTLSILSPFTRAFLGVPFLYQRISSSTPVTALISTKSPTTTFSVLHLDGTTDYMVAQRNALLAWTGHTLSVSPRISRGLSLAHWGSTHLTGRGLVALSSPGQVYEVTIAEGEEFIAHPSHVVAYSVSRNPPLPMRLKSNVLRFQIPSITSLLPETNFMKAMRDTSTYKNLSRWLFALRTSLRRTIWGDRLFLQFRGPTTLLMSSRGVRVADSLTDREVNEIADAPAGVVPEAVELTTKPSIEATTPAYTEQPPSAIHVANVARDGKVNFEDAKDLKEFVR, encoded by the exons ATGTCCGCCATGCGCGCTCAATTGCCCTTGCTGCGGCCGACGCGAGGTGTCCGACTGGGTCAAGCACCTTCGTATGTCTGCCGGAAATGTAGGGGCATTCAGATCAGCGCTGCGCCGACGACCGAAGCTCCGCGAGGTGGCGGGGATATTTTtggagctcgaggagcatcgCGGGACGCTGCTG ATGCCCGGTTCGAGGTTCTTGGCTCTCCCTATTCGCTACTCTCCGTCACCTTGTCGCCATCGCAACAGCTCTACACGAGACGGGGGACTTTGGTTGGAGTTGCAGGCAAGGCTGAAAAC GCCCAATCGACACTCTCGatcctctctcccttcaCACGAGCCTTCCTCGGCGTTCCTTTCTTATACCAGCGCATTTCGTCTTCGACGCCTGTTACGGCCTTGATATCGACCAAGTCGCCCACTACCACGTTCTCCGTCCTTCACCTCGATGGCACAACCGACTACATGGTGGCGCAACGCAATGCGCTCCTGGCATGGACGGGCCACACCCTTTCCGTGTCCCCTCGTATAAGCCGCGGCCTTTCGCTGGCCCACTGGGGAAGTACGCACCTCACCGGCCGTGGGTTGGTTGCGCTGTCATCCCCGGGCCAGGTCTATGAAGTTACCATcgccgagggagaggagTTCATCGCGCACCCTTCACACGTGGTTGCCTACTCCGTCTCGCGCAACCCGCCTCTGCCAATGCGCCTGAAGTCCAACGTTCTCCGTTTCCAGATCCCGAGCATCACCAGCCTCCTCCCCGAAACGAATTTTATGAAGGCGATGCGCGACACGAGCACCTACAAGAATCTTTCGAGATGGCTGTTTGCCCTGCGCACCTCGCTGAGACGCACCATTTGGGGTGATCGTCTGTTCCTCCAGTTCCGGGGCCCGACAACTCTCCTCATGTCCAGCAGGGGCGTTAGAGTCGCCGACTCTCTCACCGACAGGGAGGTCAACGAGATTGCAGACGCGCCCGCCGGGGTGGTCCCGGAGGCTGTTGAGCTCACCACCAAGCCCTCGATCGAagcgacgacgccggcgtaCACGGAGCAGCCCCCTTCGGCTATTCACGTCGCGAATGTGGCGCGCGATGGAAAGGTCAACTTTGAAGATGCAAAGGACCTCAAGGAGTTTGTGAGGTAG
- a CDS encoding Putative choice-of-anchor B domain, WD40-repeat-containing domain superfamily: MRFNSVTGVVALAAAAAHARELPKDEARAAELYDSGVIHDRLMSMKIAHWEAEEAVGLMNSSQWPRLGYTKCVDGYAEAIPDSPLHKFRCKNMDLYDFINHATLGSPNTDYRGKSGSSSWGWTDPDSGREFIVSGMFDGCAFIEILPEGKMFNLGFLPTYSPVGDRAYWHEIRAYHHYMLIGSELEGHGIQIFDMKKLLDIDPTEAPILFTNENDLTGHFSESLPLGRSHNVVVNEEAKYAVAVGVQPRNQGCMGGLHFFSLEDPSNPVFLGCDGQDGYVHDAQCLIYRGPDAKYNGRDICYGYNEDTLTIYDVSDKKNSKIISRTSYEGATFTHQGWVNDLNWQEWLFMDDEYDEDDLAGPAADGYPVTYIWDIRSLENPRQTGIFKGSVKGIDHNQYVVGDLLFQSNYGAGVRVWDISSVPEDPTGNSVCEIAYFDIYPEDDSLPGGGAIQFSGSWSSYAYFKSGFIFVNTIERGGYLVKMTKRETCKPKSCNADNCLRSLRATSVPGRLEESQKFCGEFTKTFVADVAVVPAYAAEACPTNVISRVSSACSCLPTPTA; this comes from the exons ATGCGCTTCAACTCGGTAACTGGCGTCGTGGCtttggctgctgctgctgctcatgCCCGGGAGCTTCCGAAGGATGAGGCTCGTGCCGCAG AGCTCTATGACTCTGGCGTGATTCACGATAGGCTCATGTCCATGAAGATT GCACACTGGGAAGCCGAAGAAGCTGTTGGCCTCATGAACTCGTCCCAATGGCCCAGACTTGGTTACACCAAGTGCGTCGACGGATACGCCGAGGCGATCCCAGACAGTCCTCTGCACAAGTTCAGATGCAAGAAC ATGGATCTCTATGACTTCATCAACCATGCAACCCTGGGTTCTCCGAACACTGACTACCGTGGAAAAAGCGGAAGCTCGTCTTGGGGTTGGACTGACCCTGATTCTGGGCGAGAGTTCATAG TCAGCGGCATGTTTGATGGGTGTGCTTTCATCGAGATTCTTCCAGAGGGCAAGATGTTCAACCTTGGGTTCTT GCCTACCTACTCCCCCGTTGGCGACAGAGCCTACTGGCACGAGATTCGGGCGTATCACCATTACATGTTGATTGGATCCGAACTCGAGGGCCACGGCATCCAGATCTTTGACATGAAGAAA CTTCTGGATATCGACCCGACAGAGGCGCCGATCCTTTTCACAAACGAGAACGACCTCACTGGTCACTTCAGCGAGTCTCTTCCGCTGGGCCGCAGCCACAACGTTGTCGTCAATGAGGAGGCCAAGTACGCCGTGGCCGTTGGCGTCCAGCCCCGCAACCAGGGCTGCATGGGCGGTCTGCACTTCTTCAGTCTCGAGGATCCCAGCAACCCTGTGTTCTTGGGCTGCGATGGGCAGGATGGTTACGTCCACGAT GCCCAATGCCTCATCTACAGAGGCCCCGATGCCAAGTATAACGGTCGCGACATTTGCTACGGTTACAACGAAGATACATTGACGATCTACGATGTTTCCGACAAGAAGAACTCCAAGATCATCTCCCGCACGAGTTACGAGGGTGCCACCTTCACTCACCAGGGCTGGGTCAACGACCTGAACTGGCAAG AATGGCTTTTCATGGATGACGAGTACGACGAAGATGATCTTGCCGGTCCTGCGGCTGACGGCTACCCTGTGACTTACATCTGGGATATCCGGTCTCTGGAGAACCCCCGTCAGACGGGAATTTTCAAGGGAAGCGTCAAGGGCATCGACCACAACCAatacgtcgtcggcgacctgctTTTCCAGTCCAACtatggcgccggcgtccgtGTGTGGGATATCTCATCAGTGCCCGAGGACCCCACGGGCAACTCCGTGTGTGAGATTGCCTACTTTGACATCTATCCTGAGGATGACTCTCTTCCGGGAGGTGGCGCCATCCAGTTCTCTGGATCATGGTCTTCGTACGCGTACTTCAAGTCGGGTTTCATCTTCGTCAACACCATTGAGCGCGGTGGCTACCTCGTCAAAATgacaaagagagagacctGCAAGCCCAAGAGCTGCAACGCGGACAACTGCCTGCGTTCTCTGAGGGCAACCAGTGTTCCGGGCCGTCTGGAAGAGAGCCAGAAGTTCTGCGGCGAGTTCACAAAGACATTCGTCGCAGATGTTGCGGTTGTTCCCGCGTATGCCGCCGAGGCGTGTCCGACCAACGTTATCTCGAGGGTCAGCTCGGCCTGCTCTTGCTTGCCGACTCCCACTGCGTAG
- a CDS encoding uncharacterized protein (Putative transcription factor domain, fungi): MPLPPTSAVISVLRQLNDSPPSSFFVLRCFLSSAAFIDLCRNVYFSVDDYSTTDFIIVNSGLYYLFTEYFCPVDNVHLQKQFLSWGALCRNALAAAVTSLGAGLSARVENVQALILGAAHAIEMAKPWLAWRLICFAAQLCVAAGFHDESLTIGADKTRDTKALLFWHVFALEKTLALRVGRASLIRDCDINLSKDIGSLSLPPLWDKMVPFWVANALIHGKLYELLYSRAAQSLSQDELVSRADQLLVDLQPIEPFSGINSMSSTTTPLSRLEDVLTVSRKVMYYTTATLICRAKTLHASTPSFSADCLDNARRAFDSHHECVPMINDDRHIMNVYLHWRVLQTPFIPVIVIFCNIIETQDEDDAQRLRNFVSSLERGAHLSPSAREFYQMCEDLNRIAQKHMETRTAPQWTPAPSLSIFGLNQYFAANGLSNAESYRQISDLSNQDIEMMLGSQDVMGFF; the protein is encoded by the exons ATGCCCTTACCGCCAACGTCTGCAGTCATCAGCGTGTTGAGGCAGTTGAACG ATAGCCCCCCCAGTAGCTTTTTCGTGCTGCGCTGCTTCCTCTCCAGTGCAGCATTCATCGATCTGTGCCGCAACGTCTACTTCTCCGTTGACGATTACTCCACCACTGATTTCATCATTGTCAACTCGGGCTTGTACTATTTATTCACAGAATACTTCTGCCCCGTCGATAATGTCCACCTTCAAAAGCAGTTTCTTTCTTGGGGCGCCCTCTGCAGAAATGctctcgcggcggcggtcacGTCTCTTGGGGCGGGACTGTCAGCCCGAGTAGAGAATGTCCAGGCTCTGATCCTTGGG GCTGCACATGCCATTGAAATGGCGAAACCTTGGCTGGCTTGGAGATTGATCTGCTTCGCAGCACAACTTTGCGTTGCTGCGGGTTTTCACGATGAGAGCCTCACCATAGGCGCGGACAAAACTCGCGACACAAAAGCGCTTCTCTTCTGGCACGTTTTCGCTTTGGAGAAAACACTTGCCTTGCGCGTGGGCAGGGCTTCTCTCATCCGAGACTGCGATATTAACCTGTCCAAGGACATAGGCTCACTCTCACTGCCGCCACTATGGGACAAGATGGTTCCCTTCTGGGTAGCCAATGCCTTGATACATGGCAAGCTTTATGAACTACTATACAGTCGAGCTGCACAGTCGCTTTCTCAAGATGAGCTTGTTAGTCGCGCCGACCAGCTCCTTGTAGATTTGCAACCCATCGAGCCATTCAGTGGA ATTAACTCTATGAGTTCAACAACGACGCCGTTGTCTAGGCTTGAGGATGTTCTTACGGTATCGCGGAAGGTCATGTACTACACCACGGCGACATTAATCTGTAGGGCAAAGACCCTTCAtgcgtcgacgccctcatTTTCCGCCGACTGTTTGGATAACGCACGGCGGGCTTTCGATTCTCACCATGAGTGTGTTCCCATGATTAATGACGACCGGCACATCATGAATGTCTACCTGCACTG GAGAGTGTTGCAAACACCATTCATCCCGGTCATTGTGATCTTCTGCAACATCATTGAGACGcaagacgaggatgacgcACAGCGGCTCAGGAATTTTGTTTCTAGTCTCGAAAGGGGAGCTCATCTATCACCATCTGCTCGAGAATTCTACCAGATGTGCGAAGATCTGAACAGAATCGCCCAAAAGCACATGGAGACGAGGACCGCCCCGCAATGGACCCCTGCTCCCTCACTATCCATCTTTGGCCTCAACCAGTACTTTGCAGCAAACGGGCTTTCCAACGCAGAGAGCTACCGACAGATTTCTGATTTATCCAACCAAGATATTGAGATGATGCTCGGTAGTCAGGATGTCATGGGCTTCTTCTGA